Genomic segment of Phycisphaerales bacterium:
GCACATCGTCGGCGACGGATCGATGCGCGCCGCTCTCGAAGCCGCCGGCTCAAGCGCGGTGTTTCATGGTCCCGTCGGCGATGGGGCTTGCCTGCTGCACTCGTCGGACCTGTTTCTCTTCCCGTCGGAGCGCGAAGGGTGCCCCAACGCGCTGCTCGAGGCGGCCGCGGCCGGTGCGCCGTGCATCGCCACGCGAATCCCCGGCGTCATCGACTGGTTCGATGATTCCATGATGGCGCTGGTGCCGCCTGGCCAGCCCGATGAGATCGCCCGCGCCTGGCTCGGCCTGTGGAGCAATCGCGCCAGGCGCGCGACGATGGCTGACGCAGCGCGAGAGCACGTTCGCGCGGTTGCGTCGGTGGATGTTCTTGGAGAGACTTACGCGCGACTCTATGAAACCGTCGCCGCCGGGTGACGATCAGAACGCGGTGCTTGCAAATGCAGCGAAGATGATCGCGACGAAGAACACCACCAGCACGGAACCGAGCGTTCCCATCACGATTCCCGCCATCGCCATGCCTGCGGAACCGACGATGGCTCCGGAGCGGATGTCGCGCAGCGCCTTCCAGCCCAGGGCCAGAGCGAACGGCCCGCAGATGACCAGCGGCATGCACACAAACAAGGAGACGATGCTCACGATTCCGAGCACCAGGGCCGTCACGGGCAGCGAAGAGTTCGGCGTGGCAACCGGCAGCCCGCGCAGCGAGTCCACGGTCGCCCGGCCACACTCCGGGCACTGGCCGCCGATGGCGGTGCCGGACAGGTCATAGCCGCACTCGATGCAGGCGTAGCCGGAAGGCTGGATGATCGGCGGCGGTTCGACCACGTCGATAGTGTACCGGGACCAGAACCCGGCCGCCTCTCGTTGCCCCGCGGCTACCAGATGTTTTGGATCAGCCCGACGACCATGATTGCCGCCCAACCGAGCAGGAGCACTGTCTGAATCACACCAAACACAAGGCCAAGCGCCGCGCTGACGCGGCTGGCGTTATCATAACCGCCCGCGCGCATTTCATGTCGAGCCTTGACCGCAAGGCGCCACGCCATGATTCCGCAGAGCGGAATGAACGCACCGACTAAGGCGAGAATCAGGCTGTTCGTCGCGGCGACGGAGCGCTTGCAACCCGCCTCCTCCGATCGCAGTGATTCGACCACAGAAGTCTTGCACGCCGGACAGACGCCTCCGACGGCGACACCGACCAGTGCGCCTTGACAGCGCTTGCAGACGAATGTCGCATTGGCGCGGTCTGTCGCCATGCCCGTCAAAACGGTTGGCTCATGCTGATCACTAAGAACAGGAGCGAAACACCTATCAGCGCTGTGCCGATCATCCCGAGAATCCAACCGGCTGTGGCCATCCCCTGGCCGGCTGCGCTGACAGCGCCCTCGCGAATGTCGCGACGCGCTTTTGCGCCCAGGTACCACGCAGCCGGGGCGCACAAGGAACACGCGACGACGCCGAGGATGCCCAGAATCAGCGAAGTGACGGGCATCGACGAGGCAGGCATCTCGCTCTGGCGCGCTCGCAGCGAGTCCACAATCGCCCGGCCACACTCCGGGCACTGGCCGCCGATGGCGGTGCCGGACAGGTCATAGCCGCATTCGATGCAGGCGTAGCCGGAAGGCTGAATGATCGGCGGCGGTTCGACCACGCTCATAGTGTACCAAGTCTGTTGCCCAAAGATGCGCCAGCACCGTCATGCCTGCGCAGGCAGGCATCCACGAACGTGCAAGCGGATGCACTCCGGGTTGGATTGCGAGTGGTGCATCGTGGATTCCGCCCGCGCGGGAATGACTGGTTTGATCAACAGACCTCTACCAGAACCGGCGATCGCCCGCGACCGGCGGCGCGGCGAGAAACGAACGAAGCGCTCCGGAAGGTGAGGAGCGCTTCGCCTGTGATCGGGGTTGTTGCGGGCGATCGTGTCGCTTACCAGTCGATGGGATCCGTCGGACCCGCCGGAGGGGACTGGGGCTTCTCGCCTGGCCCGCCACCGCCACCCATGAGCGGTTGCATGTGTCCCGGCGAAGACTGGGGTTTCTCACTGGACCCGCCGCCGCCACCCGTCGGCGACTGCATCGCTCGGGGCTTGCCTCCGGGAGGTCCGCCGCCGCCGGGCTTCTTGCTCGGAGGGCCGCCGCCATCTCGCATGTTCGGCTGCACCGGGCCGGGCTTTTGCCCGGGTCCGCCGCCGCCCATGAACGGCTGACCATCGCCGGGCTTCTTGTCGGGAGGACCGCCGCCGTGCATTCTCGGCTGCATCGGGCCGGGCCGCATCATGCCATGCGGCCCGCCGGGGGGCGGACCGAAGCCTTGGCGCATGCCTCCCTGCGGGCCGGCCGTTCCCGGCGGCATCGGGCCGCGCGGGTCCCACTGGCCCATCGGGCGTCCCGGCATACCCGGCCCGGCGCCGGGGCCGCGACCGAATCCCTGTCCGTCAAAGCGCTGGTGACCCATCGGACGCGGCGGCGGGCCTTGCGGCGGCCCCCAGCCCTGCTGACCCTGCATCGCCATGCCGCGCTCATTCAGCCGGCGCAGGCGCCGCTGCTGAATTCGCTCATGACGCATCTGACGCCGCAACTGCCGCGCCTCGGGTCCGCGCGGCCGGCCGCCCGGCGCCAGAGCGCGGCCTTGGCCGCGCGGGCCTGCGGCGTCGAAGCGCTGTCCCCTTCCGCGCTGCATCGGCGGCGCACCGAACTGCGGCTGATCCATCGACGAGGGCGGCGGCGGCATCTCCTCGGGAAAGGCGGGCTCGCCTTGCATTTCACCCTGACCTGGCGCGCCTGGAGGCGGCGCCTGCTGGTCGCGCTGCAGCAAGCGCTGCCGGCGCATCTGCCGCTGCGGCCGCGCCTCGGGCTGCGCCGGCTGATCGGTCGGCGGCGGCAGGTCGGTGGGCTGCTGCGCCGACGCGGCCACGGGCAGGCTCAGCACCACCGAGCCAAAGATCGCCGCGAACATGTTGCGTCTGGAATTGAGTTTCATGATGATCTCCACAGGTTTGAGGCCGAACTGCAGCGCTCACTCTGCGCTGTGCTGAGTTCACAAGTCACAATGCGTCCGGCAGATCAACGTACGGAGGGGGGCCCTATTGCGGCACCATTCACGCCACCCTTGGAGGATAGGACGGTTCTATCGCCCCCCACCACAGTCTCGGGTATCACCGTCCTCACCTTCCAACCACGGCGTGGTCGCGGCGACGACTCGCAGCGCCTGGCCGATTTCGTTCATCAGATGCAGCGCCTCGCGCCGAGTCTTCAGGTCATCGGTGATTCGAAAGTGGCCCAGTTCGGCGCTGTACGCCACGACCCAGTACCGCCGATAGCGGATCGAGTTGTAACGCCGATCCCACGACCCATGCCGTTTCCAGAGACGCTTGGTCACTGTCCTGCTGCGGCAATCCAGAGAATGGACCAGCCTGCGCTCGATGGCGACCTGGTGCAACTTCGACAGCGGCCAGGTGGCGGCGCGGGCGATGTGTGTTGCATTCACGATGATGGTCGATCGCCGAGCGAGCGTCACGATCACGCCGACGACGCCGACGGTCGCGACGATCACGCACAGCGCCGCATCGAAGCCGCTCAATGACCAATGCGACAGCGCCCAGATGCCGGCAGCCGCCAGGGCAGCGCCTGCCGATGCATGCAGCACGAGTCGCGCCGTGGTGTCGCGATAACAGATATTCACCAGCGCCTCCTGCTCATGCACCTTCAGCCACGACGGCCGCGGGCCGAGCGATTTCTGCCAGTCGGCGAAAACCTCCGAGCGCTCATCGTCGTCGATCTGCCCGTACTCGTCGCGCCGATCGAGGATCCGTTCGACCAGGCGCTCGACGCGCTGTGCGTCCTCGGCCGTCCAGCAGCCGGACACCAGCGTGATCCATCGCCCGTCGCTCAGTCTCGCCTTGACGTCGTACGGCCCGCCGAGACTCAGCCAGAAGGGCTTGCCCAGCGGCGCCTGCTGCACGTACAACTGCTCGATGCTCGCCGCAGCAATGACGCGCGACGCATTCCACGGCACCGGACCCGATTCGATCACTACATCACCAGCCACCACGCGAATGCGGATCGTGTTCAGCAGGCTCGCTGCGGCAATGGTCATCGCCAGCACAGTCAGGCTCAGCAGAATCAGCGAGAAGACAACCGACAACGTCGTCGGGCCCATTGACCAGAAGCCGGGCACGAGCAAAGCCGTGACGAGCGTCATCAGGCCCGCGGCCGCGACGAGCCCCCAGCGCCCGGAGCGCGAATAGCAGCGGACCACGACCACGTCTGCTTGGAGAGCCGGATCTGGCATGTGCTGATTATTGCGGCGCACCGCGACACGATTTCGTCGCGGTCATCTATGTCCAAGATCGCGCGCTGGGCATCGAGAACCTGAACGCATCATTGGTTCGGTGGCGGACAGTGAGCGACGCTGCACCTTCGGCGACCGCGAGCGGCAACGGGAGGCCCACCATCGCTAGCATTTCCGCGGCCTTTCGAGGCACGTTGCCCGCGAGGACGATTGAGTGGAGAGCGATCATGGCTGGTCTGACCATTGAGACCATCGATCACCGGTCACCCGACATTGCCCGATCCATCCACGCGGTGTGGATGGCGGCATACGCGCTCGAGGCGAGGCGGATCGGAGTGAGACGATTCGAGCCGCTCGAGCGCACCGCAGAATCTATCCGGACATCGCCAGAGCAGTTCCTCGCCGCGTTCATCGACGGCACGATCATCGGGGTCATCGGCGTCGAGCGCGAGTCAGTCGCGCCGCGCGACACGCTACATATCGGCTCGCTCGTGGTGATGCCGACGCATCTGCGGCGTGGAGTGGGTCGCCGCCTCCTGCAGGCGCTCATCGACACTTATCCAGCGCACGACCTCACGGTCTCGACCGCGCTGCGCAATACGGCAGCCCTGGCGCTTTACTCCCGGTTCGGGTTCATTCAGGGCGCTCGTCAGATCGTCGGCACCGAGCAGATCGAGATCGTGTCGTTGTGTCGGTCTGCCGGCGGCCGCTGCTTTCGAGACAACCCCAATAACGCACATTGAACTCATCTTGCCGGCGATTCCGCCTTCTCGGGGCCCGGCGCCGCAACCACCTGGCGTACTTCGGAGCCGATCGGACCATTCCGCGTGAAGAACCGGATGGAATACTCCCCCGGCGCGAGCAACAACGCTGGCGTCGGATCATCGGGCCAGAGAATGGCCTGGTCGGCTGCAACGGCATCGGGAGGCGCTCCCACGCGGTCGGCGCGGACAAAGAGCGGCTCACTCGACTCGGGTGCAAGCGGCTCCAGATCGACGACCGCGCGCCGGCCGCCGAGATCAAGCCAGTCGGGGCGGCCATGGATAAAAGATGTGCGGGGGAAGAAGACCTGCACATCAATCTGACCGGGCATACTCGTGTAGAACTCGCCTTCACCGTTCGCCAGGACAACTGGCTCATTTCCGAGCAACTGCAGACGTTCGGCCGCGCGATACGCCGAGTGTTCATCGGCGCGGCGCTGGCACTCGCGCATGAGGCTCAGGTCGACCGTGAGCGGATCAATCCCGGTCCGCTCGCGGAGGATGGCGGCCATCGGCTTCCACTGCGCGTCACCAGTCTCTGCGATGTGGTACCGACCCGCATAGA
This window contains:
- a CDS encoding DUF4190 domain-containing protein, producing MVEPPPIIQPSGYACIECGYDLSGTAIGGQCPECGRATVDSLRGLPVATPNSSLPVTALVLGIVSIVSLFVCMPLVICGPFALALGWKALRDIRSGAIVGSAGMAMAGIVMGTLGSVLVVFFVAIIFAAFASTAF
- a CDS encoding DUF4190 domain-containing protein, which translates into the protein MSVVEPPPIIQPSGYACIECGYDLSGTAIGGQCPECGRAIVDSLRARQSEMPASSMPVTSLILGILGVVACSLCAPAAWYLGAKARRDIREGAVSAAGQGMATAGWILGMIGTALIGVSLLFLVISMSQPF
- a CDS encoding GNAT family N-acetyltransferase, with translation MAGLTIETIDHRSPDIARSIHAVWMAAYALEARRIGVRRFEPLERTAESIRTSPEQFLAAFIDGTIIGVIGVERESVAPRDTLHIGSLVVMPTHLRRGVGRRLLQALIDTYPAHDLTVSTALRNTAALALYSRFGFIQGARQIVGTEQIEIVSLCRSAGGRCFRDNPNNAH